From one Scophthalmus maximus strain ysfricsl-2021 chromosome 19, ASM2237912v1, whole genome shotgun sequence genomic stretch:
- the LOC118314558 gene encoding leukocyte surface antigen CD53: MNRTCVNCFKTLLISLNFLCWLCGMFVVAFGEFQMMHSKFASLVTTFWPIFPANTLVVTGTIVTCVCYLGVLGGMKENRCMLISFFVLLFILMLVELAMACVFLVYSREIDTYFEKDLMRSLEIYRHSIPESNKTVKDDFDAVQHLFRCCGVHGVADWKGDVPISCCTKNPCNNLPQTNWQEGCLFKLRDWFATNYVSTGAGVVTMFLIQFICLCITIPLFCHFSRRGLGYQ, translated from the exons ATGAATCGCACCTGCGTAAACTGCTTCAAAACTCTGCTGATCAGTCTAAACTTTCTCTGCTGG CTGTGTGGCATGTTCGTAGTGGCTTTCGGAGAATTCCAGATGATGCATTCCAAGTTTGCTTCCCTCGTCACCACCTTCTGGCCCATCTTCCCTGCCAACACTCTGGTGGTCACTGGCACCATcgtgacctgtgtgtgttatctgGGAGTGCTAGGTGGCATGAAGGAGAACCGCTGCATGCTCATCAGT TTTTTCGTCCTGCTGTTTATTCTGATGCTGGTGGAGCTGGCCATGGCCTGTGTGTTCCTGGTCTATAGTAGAGAG ATTGACACATACTTTGAGAAAGACTTGATGCGAAGTTTGGAGATCTACAGACATTCCATTCCAGAGAGCAACAAAACCGTTAAAGACGACTTTGATGCCGTGCAGCACCTG TTTAGGTGCTGTGGCGTTCATGGTGTGGCTGACTGGAAGGGGGACGTCCCAATCTCCTGTTGTACCAAGAACCCCTGCAACAACCTCCCTCAAACCAACTGGCAAGAG GGTTGTCTATTCAAACTGAGGGACTGGTTTGCCACAAACTATGTCAGCACAGGTGCAGGTGTTGTCACAATGTTTCTCATACAG tttatctGTCTGTGTATCACCATCCCTCTCTTTTGCCACTTCAGTCGACGTGGACTGGGttaccagtaa